One genomic segment of Lysobacter sp. 5GHs7-4 includes these proteins:
- a CDS encoding class II aldolase/adducin family protein: MIAWSARIGADPLLVQGGGGNTSVKQDGTLWVKASGTWLAQARERDIFVPLPLDEARAALGHADGESRLARLGAAHALRPSIETSLHALLPHPVVAHVHSVNTIAWAVRADARTRLSVLLQGLNWAWVPYRRPGYPLTQAVREALRERDADVLVLANHGLVVGARDCAAAEALLGEVERRLALPERASAAPDLARLYAVNDLNWELPRDPRVHALATDAAALAVARDGALYPDHAVFLGARAAVLDGADALSDAFARCVAAGGVAPAFALLPGAGVLVAPGLSAGAQAMLLCLVLVALRLRGDEALVYLGDEDVAALVDWEAEAYRRALSRPGH; the protein is encoded by the coding sequence TTGATCGCATGGTCCGCGCGGATCGGCGCCGATCCTCTGCTGGTCCAGGGCGGCGGCGGTAACACGTCTGTCAAACAAGACGGCACCTTGTGGGTCAAGGCCTCCGGCACCTGGCTCGCGCAGGCGCGCGAGCGCGACATCTTCGTGCCCTTGCCGCTGGACGAGGCACGCGCCGCGCTGGGCCACGCCGACGGCGAGTCGCGTCTGGCGCGGCTGGGCGCCGCGCATGCGTTGCGGCCGTCGATCGAGACCTCGCTGCACGCCTTGTTGCCGCATCCGGTGGTCGCGCACGTGCATTCGGTCAACACCATCGCCTGGGCGGTACGCGCGGATGCGCGCACGCGTCTAAGTGTTTTGTTGCAGGGACTGAATTGGGCCTGGGTGCCGTACCGACGCCCGGGCTACCCGCTCACCCAGGCGGTGCGCGAGGCCTTGCGCGAGCGCGACGCCGACGTGTTGGTGCTGGCCAATCACGGCCTGGTGGTGGGCGCGCGCGACTGCGCCGCGGCCGAGGCCCTGCTGGGCGAGGTCGAACGCCGCCTGGCCCTGCCCGAACGCGCGAGCGCCGCGCCCGATCTAGCGCGCCTGTACGCAGTCAACGACCTGAATTGGGAGCTGCCGCGCGATCCGCGCGTGCACGCGCTGGCCACCGACGCGGCCGCGCTGGCGGTCGCGCGCGACGGCGCGCTGTATCCGGATCACGCGGTGTTCCTGGGCGCGCGCGCGGCGGTGCTGGACGGCGCGGACGCCTTGTCCGACGCGTTCGCGCGCTGCGTCGCGGCCGGCGGCGTCGCGCCCGCGTTCGCGCTGCTGCCCGGCGCCGGCGTGCTGGTCGCCCCCGGCCTGTCGGCCGGCGCGCAGGCCATGCTGTTGTGCCTGGTCCTGGTCGCCTTGCGCCTGCGCGGCGATGAAGCGTTGGTCTATCTGGGCGATGAGGATGTCGCCGCGCTGGTGGACTGGGAAGCCGAAGCCTATCGCCGCGCGCTGTCGCGGCCGGGGCACTGA